A portion of the Pectobacterium brasiliense genome contains these proteins:
- a CDS encoding L-talarate/galactarate dehydratase, which translates to MTISANSAAVSYAKVTNVRTAAESGDRIEWVKLSLAFLPLATPVSDAKVLTGRQKPLTEVAIIFAEIRSRDGFEGVGFSYSKRAGGQGIYAHAKEIADNLLGEDPNDIDKIYTKLLWAGASVGRSGMAVQAISPLDIALWDMKAKRAGLPLSKLLGSHRDSVQCYNTSGGFLHTPLDQVLKNVVISRESGIGGIKLKVGQPNTAEDIRRLTAVREALGDDFPLMVDANQQWDRETAIRMGRKMEAFNLIWIEEPLDAYDVEGHAALTAALDTPIATGEMLTSFREHEQLILGNASDFVQPDAPRVGGISPFLKIMDLAAKHGRKLAPHFAMEVHLHLAAAYPIEPWLEHFEWLNPLFNEQLELRDGRMWVSDRLGLGFTLSEQARKWTTLSCEFGKQP; encoded by the coding sequence ATGACCATCAGTGCAAATTCAGCAGCGGTTAGCTATGCAAAAGTCACGAACGTCAGAACGGCTGCCGAGTCGGGCGATCGAATCGAATGGGTAAAACTCTCTCTGGCGTTTTTGCCGCTGGCAACGCCGGTGAGTGATGCGAAAGTACTGACCGGCAGGCAGAAACCGCTAACCGAAGTCGCCATTATTTTTGCGGAAATCCGCAGTCGTGATGGGTTTGAAGGGGTCGGGTTCAGTTACTCCAAGCGGGCGGGCGGACAAGGAATTTATGCCCACGCGAAAGAGATTGCCGATAATCTGCTGGGCGAAGATCCAAACGATATCGATAAGATCTATACCAAGCTGCTATGGGCTGGCGCATCGGTTGGCCGCAGTGGGATGGCGGTGCAGGCGATTTCTCCGCTCGACATCGCGCTGTGGGATATGAAAGCCAAACGTGCAGGTCTGCCTCTGTCGAAGCTGCTGGGCTCACACCGTGATTCTGTACAGTGTTACAACACCTCCGGCGGCTTCCTGCATACGCCATTGGATCAGGTATTAAAAAATGTCGTGATCTCCCGTGAAAGCGGTATCGGCGGGATCAAACTGAAAGTCGGCCAGCCGAATACGGCGGAGGATATCCGTCGCCTCACGGCGGTGCGTGAAGCGCTGGGAGATGACTTCCCGCTGATGGTGGATGCCAATCAGCAGTGGGATCGTGAAACGGCGATTCGGATGGGCAGAAAGATGGAAGCCTTTAACCTGATCTGGATTGAAGAACCGCTAGATGCCTACGATGTGGAAGGTCATGCGGCGCTGACGGCGGCGCTGGATACGCCGATTGCGACTGGCGAGATGCTGACCAGCTTCCGCGAGCATGAACAGCTGATCCTCGGTAACGCCAGTGATTTCGTCCAGCCGGATGCACCGCGCGTGGGGGGAATTTCGCCTTTCCTGAAAATCATGGACTTGGCCGCGAAACACGGTCGTAAACTGGCACCGCATTTTGCGATGGAAGTGCACTTGCATCTGGCGGCGGCCTATCCGATTGAACCCTGGCTGGAACACTTTGAGTGGCTGAATCCGCTCTTCAACGAGCAGCTAGAGCTGCGCGATGGGCGCATGTGGGTATCCGATCGTCTGGGGTTAGGATTTACGCTGAGTGAACAGGCAAGGAAGTGGACAACACTAAGCTGTGAGTTTGGCAAACAGCCATAA
- the ptrA gene encoding pitrilysin — MRKQWVWITGWFLLFTFWLPASWAETGWQPLAQTIRKSEKDPRQYQAIKLDNGMTVLLVSDPQAPKSLASLALPIGSLDDPNNQLGLAHYLEHMVLMGSKRYPEPEALSEFLKKHGGSHNASTASYRTAFYLEVENDALRPAVDRMADAIAEPLLDPVNADRERNAVNAELTMARSRDGHRMAQVGAETLNPAHPSARFSGGNLETLSDKPGSKLHDELVKFYQKYYSANLMKGVIYSNQPLPELAKLAVDTFGRIPNHNASVPAVTVPVATEKQRGVMIHYVPAQPRKQLRIEFRVSDISQEFRSKTDTYISYLIGNRSQNTLSDWLQKEGLVESIGAGSSPIIDRNGGMFAISASLTDKGLAQRDEVIAAIFRYLQQIRTEGIQQRYFDEIAHVLDLDFRYPSISRDMDYIEWLVDTMLRVPVEHTLDAQYVADRYDPKAIAARLDEMTPQNARVWVISPNEPHNKVAYFVDAPYEMNKIPSATFAKWKTLGQKMSLSLPTINPYIPDDFSLIKADKAITKPTLLLNQPGLRVLYMPSHYFADEPKAEITLFLRNQEARSTARNQVLFALNDYLAGLALDELSYQASIGGISFSTRSNDGLVISANGYTQHLPRLLLTLADGYASFTSTEAQLEQAKSWYIQQLDAVEKSKAFEQALQPVQAISQLPYFERAERRNLLKDIRLQDVVNYRKDLLQKATPEMLVVGNLAPERVTDLANTLKAHLKAGGENLSRSDDVKVSKSQLANLQRPGSSTDSALAAVYVPTGYSETESMAYSSVLGQIVQPWFYSQLRTEEQLGYAVFAFPTTVGRQMGIAFLLQSNSKQPAYLYQRYEDFYLKAQKRLREMSEEEFTQYKQGVMNELNQRPQTLGEEASRLRRDLDRENFAFDSREKLLEQIKPLTVTQLADFFQKALKPEGLAILSQVSGSHHGKADYAAPKGWHTYADASSLQKTLPREKAPTMIPAPAESTAVGKVSAE; from the coding sequence ATGCGTAAACAGTGGGTCTGGATTACCGGGTGGTTTCTTTTATTCACGTTCTGGCTTCCGGCGAGTTGGGCTGAGACGGGCTGGCAGCCGCTGGCTCAGACGATTCGAAAAAGCGAAAAAGATCCGCGGCAATATCAGGCGATCAAACTGGATAATGGAATGACCGTTCTGCTGGTTTCCGATCCGCAGGCACCCAAATCGCTGGCATCACTGGCGCTGCCTATTGGCTCGCTTGACGATCCCAATAATCAACTGGGATTAGCGCATTACCTCGAACACATGGTGCTGATGGGATCGAAACGTTACCCAGAGCCAGAAGCGCTGTCCGAATTTTTGAAAAAGCATGGCGGTAGCCACAATGCCAGCACGGCGTCTTACCGCACGGCGTTTTATCTGGAAGTGGAAAATGACGCGCTGCGACCAGCCGTAGATCGGATGGCGGACGCGATTGCGGAACCGCTGCTCGATCCGGTGAATGCCGATCGTGAGCGTAATGCGGTCAATGCGGAATTAACGATGGCGCGTTCGCGTGACGGTCACCGCATGGCGCAGGTGGGGGCAGAAACGCTGAACCCGGCGCATCCAAGCGCACGTTTTTCGGGGGGGAATCTTGAAACCCTGAGCGATAAACCTGGCAGCAAACTGCATGATGAATTGGTGAAGTTCTATCAGAAATACTACTCCGCCAACCTGATGAAAGGGGTGATTTACAGTAATCAACCTCTGCCTGAACTGGCGAAACTGGCGGTTGATACCTTCGGGCGCATTCCTAATCACAACGCCAGCGTTCCTGCGGTTACCGTTCCTGTGGCGACGGAAAAGCAGCGCGGCGTAATGATTCACTATGTTCCTGCCCAGCCGAGAAAACAGCTGCGCATTGAGTTTCGCGTCAGCGATATTAGCCAGGAATTTCGCAGCAAGACGGATACCTACATAAGCTATCTGATCGGCAACCGCAGCCAGAATACGCTCTCTGACTGGTTGCAAAAGGAAGGGCTGGTTGAGTCTATCGGTGCGGGTTCTTCGCCGATCATTGACCGTAACGGCGGCATGTTCGCTATTTCAGCCTCGCTGACCGATAAAGGTCTGGCACAGCGTGATGAAGTGATCGCTGCGATATTCCGTTATCTGCAACAAATTCGCACAGAAGGGATTCAGCAGCGCTATTTTGATGAGATCGCGCATGTTCTTGATCTGGATTTCCGCTATCCGTCCATCAGCCGTGATATGGACTACATCGAATGGTTGGTTGATACCATGTTGCGTGTGCCGGTCGAACATACGCTGGATGCGCAGTATGTTGCCGATCGCTACGATCCGAAAGCTATCGCCGCACGACTGGACGAGATGACGCCGCAGAACGCGCGCGTCTGGGTCATCAGCCCGAATGAGCCGCATAATAAAGTGGCCTATTTTGTTGATGCGCCGTACGAGATGAATAAAATCCCGTCAGCCACATTCGCAAAATGGAAAACGCTGGGGCAGAAAATGTCACTGTCGTTGCCGACGATCAACCCCTATATCCCAGATGATTTCTCCCTGATCAAAGCCGATAAGGCGATCACTAAACCGACACTTCTGCTGAATCAGCCGGGGCTGCGCGTGCTGTATATGCCAAGCCATTACTTCGCTGATGAGCCGAAAGCGGAAATCACGCTGTTCCTGCGTAATCAGGAAGCGCGCAGCACCGCCCGTAATCAGGTGCTGTTTGCGTTAAACGATTATCTGGCAGGTCTGGCGCTGGATGAACTCAGCTATCAGGCTTCGATTGGCGGCATCAGTTTCTCCACCCGCAGCAATGATGGTCTGGTGATTAGCGCCAATGGCTATACCCAGCATTTGCCACGATTGCTGCTGACGTTGGCGGATGGTTACGCCTCCTTTACCTCGACGGAAGCACAGCTGGAGCAGGCAAAGTCCTGGTACATACAGCAATTGGATGCGGTAGAGAAATCAAAAGCCTTTGAACAGGCGTTACAGCCGGTTCAGGCGATATCGCAATTGCCTTACTTTGAGCGCGCAGAACGTCGTAACCTGCTGAAGGATATCCGTTTACAGGATGTGGTTAACTACCGCAAAGACCTGCTGCAAAAAGCCACGCCGGAAATGCTGGTCGTTGGCAATCTAGCACCAGAGCGAGTTACCGATCTGGCGAACACGCTGAAGGCGCATCTGAAGGCTGGTGGCGAAAATCTGTCGCGCAGCGATGATGTCAAAGTCAGTAAGTCGCAGCTTGCTAATCTGCAGCGCCCGGGCAGCAGTACGGATTCTGCGTTAGCAGCGGTGTATGTACCGACGGGGTATTCGGAAACGGAAAGCATGGCGTATAGCTCGGTGCTGGGGCAGATCGTTCAGCCTTGGTTCTATAGCCAACTGAGAACGGAAGAGCAACTGGGTTACGCGGTGTTTGCCTTCCCGACGACGGTCGGCCGGCAGATGGGCATTGCCTTCCTGCTGCAAAGCAACAGCAAACAGCCTGCTTATCTGTATCAGCGTTATGAAGATTTTTACCTGAAAGCGCAAAAACGACTGCGTGAAATGAGTGAAGAAGAGTTCACGCAGTATAAGCAGGGCGTGATGAATGAACTGAACCAGCGTCCGCAAACCTTAGGTGAAGAGGCTAGCCGACTGCGTCGCGATCTGGATCGGGAAAACTTCGCTTTTGATTCACGCGAGAAACTGCTCGAACAAATCAAACCGCTGACGGTCACGCAACTGGCAGACTTCTTCCAGAAGGCGCTGAAGCCTGAAGGGCTGGCGATTCTATCGCAGGTTTCCGGCAGCCATCATGGTAAAGCCGACTATGCTGCACCGAAAGGATGGCATACCTACGCGGATGCGTCTTCATTGCAGAAAACGCTACCGCGTGAGAAAGCGCCTACGATGATCCCTGCGCCAGCAGAATCGACAGCGGTCGGTAAGGTTTCAGCAGAATGA
- the recD gene encoding exodeoxyribonuclease V subunit alpha, translated as MIALLEMALARRLLRPLDVQFARMLADEAQPDLLLAAACLSAHSGAGHVCLPLENLQAQTLFDGREPELAQQLLTEAGLNTVAAWRQRLLASDAVSDGSQPTPLVLQGEKLYLQRSWQSEGRVARFIASERDTFSVDEPAIRAVLDRLFPDAGEEVNWQKVAAAVALTRRIAVISGGPGTGKTTTVAKLLAALIELNMGETLRIQLAAPTGKAAARLTESLGQALHRLEVDPLLRDAFPQEATTLHRLLGAVTDSQRLRHHQDNPLHLDVLIVDEASMVDLPMMANVIAALPPHARIIFLGDRDQLASVEAGAVLGDICRFAEAGYSRVRAQQLQRLTGCKLDESGPEGQSTVSDSICLLRRSYRFDPHSGIGQLALAVNGGDDARVRAVLNGEFADITCSPLTEAEEYQVMLAQCVEGYRDYLQLVAAGATPDAVLLAFQRYRQLCALREGPFGVAGLNQRIEQALHQAGLIQRNRNPLNRWYPGRPVMIERNDAALGLFNGDIGIAMMGDNGELRVFFPLPNGETKDVTPSRLPPHETAYAMTVHKSQGSEFDHTALVLPNHYLPVLTRELVYTAITRARQRLSLYTDVRILCRAVKTPTQRYSGLEERISALMNGDTP; from the coding sequence ATGATAGCGTTACTTGAAATGGCACTGGCGCGTCGGTTACTGCGTCCGCTGGATGTTCAGTTCGCCAGAATGCTGGCGGATGAAGCGCAGCCCGATCTGCTGTTGGCCGCCGCCTGCCTGAGTGCACATTCGGGCGCGGGGCACGTGTGTTTGCCGCTGGAGAACTTGCAGGCCCAGACGCTGTTTGACGGCCGCGAGCCTGAACTGGCACAACAGCTGCTCACGGAGGCAGGGCTAAACACGGTTGCCGCATGGCGTCAGCGTTTACTGGCGTCCGATGCCGTCAGCGACGGCAGTCAGCCGACGCCGCTGGTGCTGCAAGGAGAAAAGCTGTATTTACAGCGTAGCTGGCAGAGTGAAGGCCGCGTGGCGCGGTTTATCGCCAGCGAACGCGATACGTTCTCCGTCGATGAACCAGCGATCCGAGCGGTTTTGGATCGGCTGTTTCCTGACGCAGGCGAAGAGGTTAACTGGCAGAAGGTGGCCGCGGCTGTCGCCTTGACGCGCCGCATTGCGGTGATTTCTGGCGGGCCGGGGACGGGGAAAACCACGACGGTAGCCAAATTGCTGGCGGCGCTAATTGAGCTGAATATGGGAGAAACGTTACGTATTCAACTGGCTGCGCCGACCGGGAAAGCGGCTGCGCGGCTCACGGAGTCGCTGGGACAGGCTCTGCACCGTCTTGAGGTGGATCCTTTGTTGCGGGACGCGTTTCCGCAGGAAGCGACAACGCTGCATCGGCTTTTGGGGGCGGTGACAGACAGTCAGCGCCTACGTCACCATCAGGACAACCCGCTACATTTGGATGTACTGATTGTGGATGAGGCGTCGATGGTCGATCTGCCGATGATGGCAAACGTGATCGCCGCGCTTCCGCCACACGCCAGAATTATCTTTCTGGGTGACCGCGATCAGCTGGCGTCCGTCGAGGCGGGGGCGGTGTTGGGCGATATCTGCCGTTTTGCCGAGGCTGGCTATAGCCGTGTACGGGCGCAGCAATTGCAGCGGCTGACGGGTTGTAAGCTGGATGAAAGCGGCCCTGAAGGGCAATCGACGGTCAGTGACAGTATTTGTCTGTTACGCCGGAGCTACCGTTTCGATCCGCATTCCGGGATTGGACAACTGGCGCTGGCGGTGAACGGCGGTGATGATGCTCGTGTACGCGCGGTGCTGAACGGCGAGTTTGCCGACATTACCTGTAGCCCGTTAACCGAGGCTGAAGAGTATCAGGTCATGCTGGCACAGTGCGTCGAAGGGTATCGTGATTATCTACAGCTTGTGGCGGCGGGAGCCACGCCGGACGCTGTGCTGCTTGCCTTCCAGCGCTATCGCCAGCTGTGCGCATTGCGCGAAGGGCCATTTGGCGTAGCAGGGCTGAATCAGCGCATCGAACAGGCTTTGCATCAGGCTGGGCTGATTCAGCGCAACCGTAATCCGCTTAACCGTTGGTATCCCGGCCGACCGGTCATGATTGAGCGTAACGATGCCGCATTAGGCCTGTTCAATGGGGATATCGGTATTGCCATGATGGGAGACAACGGAGAACTGCGCGTATTTTTCCCGTTGCCAAATGGTGAAACCAAAGACGTTACGCCAAGCCGTCTGCCGCCGCATGAAACGGCCTATGCCATGACGGTGCATAAATCGCAGGGATCGGAGTTTGATCATACGGCGCTGGTGCTGCCGAACCACTATTTACCGGTGCTGACGCGGGAGCTGGTGTATACCGCCATCACGCGTGCACGCCAGCGTTTGTCACTCTATACCGACGTTCGCATTCTCTGCCGGGCGGTGAAAACGCCAACGCAGCGCTATAGCGGGTTGGAAGAGAGAATTAGCGCACTGATGAATGGCGACACACCTTAA
- a CDS encoding LacI family DNA-binding transcriptional regulator, which translates to MKRDKNASSMPPRAPTLEDVARAAGISPMTVSRALNNPKIVRAETVNKVMEAVRATGYIPNMLAGGLASRRSKLIAVVVPQINNNMFVDTVQAISDELAARGYHMLLCVAGYTNESEAEIVATLLSRRPDGIVLTGIHHTPELKRLLLNATIPVVEIWDLTPTPLDMLVGFSHESIGNAIGHYLLGKGHSRFGLVWTEDARAGLRKKGIYDVIQKQPNGYVREAIAPWPATLALGRQGLSDLLAGGEDFDAIICSSDTLAQGVMIEAAARGLAVPKQLAVMGFGDLDFAAHSTPTITTVRVDRWKIGTDAAAMLAEKIEGKSVPSPIMDIGFSLIERESA; encoded by the coding sequence TTGAAACGCGATAAGAACGCCAGCAGCATGCCGCCACGTGCTCCCACGCTTGAAGATGTGGCGCGTGCCGCAGGCATTTCGCCCATGACCGTCAGCCGCGCGTTGAACAATCCGAAGATTGTTCGTGCAGAAACCGTGAATAAGGTGATGGAAGCGGTACGCGCTACGGGCTATATCCCTAATATGTTAGCGGGTGGACTCGCCTCCCGACGCAGTAAGCTGATTGCTGTCGTGGTGCCGCAAATCAATAACAACATGTTCGTTGATACCGTTCAGGCGATCAGCGATGAGCTGGCCGCACGCGGTTACCACATGCTGCTGTGCGTCGCTGGCTATACCAATGAATCCGAGGCAGAGATTGTCGCTACCCTGCTTTCTCGTCGCCCGGACGGCATCGTTCTCACCGGTATTCACCACACGCCCGAGCTCAAACGTCTTCTGCTCAACGCCACGATCCCCGTCGTCGAAATCTGGGATCTCACCCCGACACCGCTCGATATGCTGGTCGGTTTTTCTCATGAAAGCATCGGGAACGCCATCGGGCATTATTTGCTGGGTAAAGGACATTCGCGCTTCGGTCTGGTGTGGACTGAAGACGCACGTGCCGGGCTGCGTAAGAAAGGGATTTACGACGTCATACAAAAACAGCCAAATGGTTATGTACGTGAGGCCATCGCCCCGTGGCCTGCGACGCTGGCGCTAGGGCGACAAGGGCTGAGCGATCTGCTCGCCGGTGGCGAGGATTTTGATGCCATTATTTGCAGTTCCGATACGCTGGCGCAGGGGGTGATGATCGAAGCCGCCGCCAGAGGATTAGCCGTACCGAAGCAACTGGCCGTCATGGGATTTGGCGATCTCGATTTCGCTGCACACAGCACACCGACCATTACCACGGTCAGAGTCGATCGCTGGAAGATCGGCACCGACGCGGCGGCAATGCTGGCAGAAAAAATTGAGGGGAAAAGCGTGCCCTCCCCCATCATGGATATCGGTTTTTCACTGATTGAACGCGAATCCGCCTGA
- the recB gene encoding exodeoxyribonuclease V subunit beta produces MKNAAPQSLDVMTLPLLGERLIEASAGTGKTYTLAALYLRLLLGLGKQAAYPRPLLVEEILVVTFTEAATEELRERIRARIHALRIACLRKSAQGEEAEKPKDASLAQLLAEISDHRDAADVLLAAERQMDEAAIYTIHGFCQRMLSTNAFESGVLFEQVLIEDEQPLRRQACADFWRRYCYPLPVEVARIVGLEWKGPENLLADLAPYLHGEAPAFRLPPEEDETLLSRHEKIVATIDAYKQRWLASAADLEALISASGVDKRSYSSKHLPNWLQKVTLWAEQPTLDYQLPKDLVRFAQQTLIEKTKKGEPPVHTLFDETERLLEAPLSLRDLVIVRALSAIRESVSEEKRQRAELGFDDLLSRLDVALQESGGEQLASAIRERYPVAMIDEFQDTDPQQYRIFRMLYVGQSQCGLLLIGDPKQAIYAFRGADIFTYMHARGEVAAHYTLGTNWRSSHQMVHGVNRLFERLDSPFIFQNIPFLPVKPAESKRGLVFEVAGQPQPALQFWLTGSEPIGVGDYQQQMARQCAAQIRDWLAASQRNEAWLVTDDSRRLVRASDMSVLVRSRREASLIRDALSRLSIPSVYLSNRDSVFSTPEASDMLWLLQAVLAPEQERTLRSAMATALMGLDAEQVDALGQSEAAWDALVDEFAGYRALWRQRGVLPMLRALMSRHQLAENLLASAEGERRITDILHIGELLQDASATLDSEHALVRWLSQQIVQPNPQAENQQLRLESDRHLVQIVTIHKSKGLEYPLVWLPFISNFRVQDQGIYHDRESYQAVLDLQNNEESQTLAEEERLAEDLRLLYVALTRSIYHCSVGVAPVQRSRKKDGSSDMHQSALGYLLQRGKEAEAATLVSELEGMVGDGVALTPLQAMEEQRWQPDRPELAELRARHIERQLRDGWRVTSYSGLQQHGSASAQDLVPRLDIEAIGERQEADETQLTPHTFPRGASPGTFLHSLFETLDFTQPVEDDWLAEQLQLQGFEAHWHPVLKAWMDTLLHTPLNEQGIALSALENADKQAELQFYIPIGAPIQAAQLDRLAKHHDPLSARCPALSFQQVKGMLKGFIDLVFRWEGRYYLLDYKSNWLGPDASAYTQTAMMQSMAEHRYDLQYQLYTLALHRYLRHRIADYDYERHFGGVFYLFLRGVEESHPGNGIFACRPSAEFVFGLDALFKGKTSDDADTGIPP; encoded by the coding sequence ATGAAAAATGCCGCGCCGCAATCATTAGACGTTATGACGTTGCCGCTCCTCGGGGAGCGGCTGATTGAGGCGTCGGCCGGAACGGGGAAAACCTATACGCTGGCTGCGCTTTACCTGCGCCTGCTATTGGGGCTGGGGAAGCAAGCCGCGTATCCACGTCCACTACTGGTCGAAGAAATTCTGGTTGTGACCTTTACGGAGGCTGCGACCGAAGAGTTGCGGGAGCGTATTCGTGCCAGAATTCACGCGTTGCGCATCGCCTGCCTGCGTAAAAGCGCGCAGGGTGAAGAGGCGGAGAAGCCTAAAGATGCTTCGCTAGCGCAGTTGCTGGCGGAGATTTCGGACCACCGCGATGCGGCCGACGTATTGCTGGCGGCCGAACGACAAATGGATGAAGCGGCGATCTACACGATCCACGGCTTCTGCCAGCGTATGCTCAGTACCAATGCGTTTGAATCCGGCGTGCTTTTCGAACAGGTGCTGATAGAAGATGAACAGCCGCTGCGCCGTCAGGCCTGCGCTGATTTCTGGCGCCGTTATTGCTACCCGCTGCCAGTCGAGGTTGCACGCATTGTCGGTCTGGAGTGGAAAGGACCGGAAAACCTGTTGGCCGATCTGGCGCCTTATCTGCATGGTGAAGCGCCTGCGTTTCGCTTGCCGCCAGAAGAAGACGAAACGCTGCTGAGTCGACATGAGAAGATCGTGGCGACGATCGATGCGTACAAACAACGCTGGCTGGCATCAGCCGCGGATCTGGAAGCGCTGATTAGTGCTTCTGGCGTCGATAAACGCAGCTACAGCAGTAAGCATCTTCCCAACTGGCTACAGAAAGTCACGCTGTGGGCAGAGCAGCCGACGCTGGATTACCAACTGCCGAAAGATCTGGTGAGATTTGCCCAGCAAACGCTAATCGAGAAAACGAAGAAAGGCGAGCCGCCTGTCCATACCCTCTTTGATGAGACCGAACGGCTGCTTGAAGCGCCGCTGTCGCTGCGCGATTTAGTCATTGTTCGCGCGCTGTCGGCGATCCGCGAGTCGGTGAGTGAGGAAAAACGACAGCGAGCAGAGCTGGGGTTTGACGATCTGCTGAGCCGTTTGGATGTTGCGTTGCAGGAGTCTGGTGGGGAACAGCTTGCCAGCGCCATTCGCGAACGCTATCCGGTGGCGATGATCGATGAATTTCAGGATACCGATCCTCAACAGTACCGTATTTTCAGAATGTTGTATGTCGGGCAGTCGCAGTGTGGGCTATTGCTGATCGGTGACCCTAAGCAGGCTATTTATGCGTTTCGCGGTGCGGATATTTTTACCTACATGCACGCACGCGGAGAAGTCGCCGCGCATTATACGCTGGGTACGAACTGGCGCTCGTCGCACCAGATGGTACATGGCGTTAATCGTCTGTTTGAACGCCTCGACTCTCCTTTTATTTTTCAAAACATTCCTTTCCTGCCGGTCAAGCCTGCTGAGTCCAAGCGCGGTTTGGTGTTTGAGGTTGCAGGGCAGCCTCAGCCTGCGCTGCAATTCTGGCTAACGGGTTCGGAACCGATTGGCGTAGGAGATTATCAACAACAGATGGCGCGTCAGTGTGCGGCGCAGATTCGTGACTGGCTGGCGGCCAGTCAGCGCAATGAAGCCTGGCTGGTTACTGATGACTCCCGCCGTTTGGTCAGGGCATCCGACATGAGTGTGCTGGTGCGTAGCCGGCGTGAAGCCTCGCTGATTCGTGACGCGCTGAGCCGTTTGTCCATTCCTTCGGTTTATCTGTCCAATCGCGACAGCGTATTCAGCACGCCGGAAGCCAGCGATATGTTGTGGCTGTTGCAGGCGGTGCTGGCACCGGAACAGGAGCGCACGTTACGCAGCGCGATGGCGACGGCCCTGATGGGGCTGGATGCCGAACAGGTTGATGCATTAGGGCAAAGCGAAGCTGCGTGGGATGCGTTGGTAGATGAATTTGCGGGTTACCGTGCTCTGTGGCGTCAGCGCGGCGTACTGCCGATGCTGCGTGCGCTGATGAGCCGACATCAGCTGGCGGAGAACCTGCTGGCGAGCGCGGAGGGTGAGCGCCGCATTACCGATATTCTGCATATCGGTGAGTTATTGCAGGATGCCTCCGCAACCCTTGATAGCGAACATGCGCTGGTGCGCTGGCTATCACAGCAGATTGTTCAACCTAATCCGCAGGCAGAGAATCAGCAGCTACGTCTGGAAAGCGATCGTCACCTGGTGCAGATCGTGACGATCCACAAATCGAAAGGGCTCGAATACCCGCTGGTATGGCTACCTTTCATCAGTAACTTCCGCGTGCAGGATCAGGGGATTTATCACGATCGCGAAAGCTATCAGGCCGTGTTGGATCTGCAAAATAATGAAGAAAGCCAGACGCTAGCGGAAGAAGAGCGGCTGGCGGAAGATTTACGTTTGCTGTATGTCGCGTTAACCCGTTCTATCTACCACTGTAGCGTAGGCGTTGCGCCGGTTCAGCGGTCGCGTAAGAAAGATGGCAGCAGCGATATGCACCAGAGCGCGCTGGGCTATTTACTCCAGCGCGGTAAAGAAGCTGAAGCTGCCACGTTAGTCAGCGAGCTGGAAGGCATGGTTGGCGACGGTGTCGCATTAACACCGTTACAGGCGATGGAAGAACAGCGTTGGCAGCCGGATAGACCGGAACTGGCCGAGCTGCGGGCTCGCCACATCGAACGCCAACTGCGCGACGGCTGGCGAGTAACCAGCTATTCGGGGCTTCAGCAGCATGGGTCTGCCAGTGCGCAGGATCTGGTGCCGCGTCTGGATATCGAAGCGATAGGCGAGCGTCAGGAAGCGGACGAAACCCAACTGACGCCGCATACGTTCCCGCGCGGCGCGAGTCCGGGAACGTTTTTACATAGCCTGTTTGAAACGCTGGATTTCACTCAGCCCGTTGAGGATGACTGGTTAGCCGAACAGCTGCAGCTACAGGGATTTGAAGCGCACTGGCACCCGGTGTTAAAGGCGTGGATGGATACGCTTTTGCATACGCCGCTTAATGAGCAAGGGATCGCGCTATCGGCACTGGAGAACGCCGATAAGCAGGCTGAATTACAGTTCTATATACCGATTGGTGCGCCAATACAGGCGGCGCAGCTCGATCGGCTGGCGAAACATCACGACCCGCTATCTGCACGTTGTCCGGCGCTCTCTTTTCAGCAGGTGAAAGGCATGCTGAAAGGGTTTATCGATCTGGTGTTCCGCTGGGAAGGGCGTTATTACCTGCTGGACTATAAGTCCAATTGGCTCGGCCCTGATGCCAGTGCGTACACCCAAACTGCCATGATGCAGTCGATGGCCGAACATCGTTATGACCTGCAATACCAGCTCTACACGCTGGCTTTGCACCGTTATCTGCGTCATCGCATTGCGGATTATGACTATGAGCGCCATTTTGGCGGGGTGTTTTATCTGTTTTTACGCGGCGTTGAGGAATCTCACCCTGGCAATGGCATCTTTGCCTGTCGTCCCTCTGCTGAATTTGTTTTCGGGCTTGATGCGCTCTTTAAGGGAAAGACGTCTGACGATGCTGATACAGGAATTCCCCCATGA